In a single window of the Nitrospira defluvii genome:
- a CDS encoding MarR family winged helix-turn-helix transcriptional regulator: MNDAVMNNLGLKGVALLKYRVCTMKRVTVAPRVRAKKAACVSPCISTLPRHRLVELLWSFAPAYQRWSESLLVEKGLSPQRLRILGLIHERGPRIMSDLKKELGVTATNVTALVDSLEKDGLVVRRRHPTDRRATVIELSDNVMTELSPRCTEYKEQVAELFSELSEQECKAFVKTLEKLWSRLQG, from the coding sequence ATGAATGATGCAGTTATGAATAATTTAGGATTGAAAGGTGTCGCGTTGTTGAAGTACCGTGTCTGTACGATGAAACGTGTCACAGTTGCCCCGCGAGTCAGGGCTAAGAAAGCGGCTTGCGTCTCGCCGTGTATCTCCACGTTGCCCCGGCACCGGTTGGTTGAGCTCTTATGGAGCTTTGCCCCGGCCTATCAGCGGTGGTCGGAATCGCTCTTGGTGGAGAAAGGGTTGTCTCCGCAGCGGTTACGCATTCTCGGCTTGATTCATGAACGCGGGCCTAGGATCATGAGCGACCTGAAGAAGGAGCTTGGCGTCACGGCGACGAACGTGACGGCGCTGGTCGATTCGCTGGAGAAAGACGGACTGGTCGTGCGGAGGCGACATCCCACGGATCGCCGGGCCACCGTCATCGAACTCTCGGACAACGTCATGACCGAGCTCTCGCCCCGTTGTACGGAATACAAAGAGCAGGTGGCGGAACTGTTTTCAGAACTGAGCGAGCAGGAATGCAAGGCGTTCGTCAAAACGCTGGAGAAGCTCTGGAGTCGGTTGCAGGGGTAG
- a CDS encoding efflux RND transporter periplasmic adaptor subunit, whose amino-acid sequence MRSIRYTSCLLAVLLAAAGCNNEQASSGGQAPPPPEVGVAQVISKPVQQWDEYTGRISAIDTVELRPRASGYVQKVAYKEGQDVKQGDLMFLIDPRPYRAALENAQAQLARARVAQQLETIRNKRAQALITDNAISHEELDLRRAAQAQSAADVHAAEAAVATAKLNLSFTEVRAPVSGRASRALVTVGNLATADDTLLTTVVSQDPMYVYFDADEDSYLRYREQERKNERSAQDNAVHVGLANETGYPHSGRVDFLDTQVNPTLGTVRARAVLPNPDRIFTPGLFARVRFVSGQKAQALLVDDKAILTDQDRKYVYAVDKEGKAQRKDVVLGGMVDGLRVVQSGLAPDDRIVVVGLQKVFYPGMPVAPAEVPMDKPSAPAAPQALAGK is encoded by the coding sequence ATGCGCTCTATCCGATATACGTCATGCCTGCTGGCAGTGCTGCTGGCGGCGGCGGGCTGCAACAACGAACAGGCCAGCAGCGGCGGTCAGGCGCCTCCGCCCCCTGAGGTCGGGGTCGCACAGGTGATCTCCAAGCCGGTGCAACAATGGGACGAATATACGGGCCGCATCAGCGCCATCGACACGGTCGAGTTACGACCACGCGCCAGCGGCTACGTGCAGAAAGTCGCCTACAAGGAAGGCCAGGATGTGAAACAGGGCGATCTGATGTTCCTGATCGACCCCCGTCCCTACCGCGCTGCCTTGGAAAATGCTCAGGCCCAACTGGCACGGGCGCGCGTGGCGCAACAGTTGGAGACCATCCGCAACAAGCGCGCCCAGGCCTTGATCACCGATAACGCGATCTCGCACGAAGAACTCGACTTGCGGCGTGCCGCGCAGGCGCAAAGCGCGGCGGACGTCCACGCTGCCGAGGCTGCGGTGGCCACCGCCAAGCTCAACCTGTCCTTCACCGAGGTACGAGCCCCGGTCTCTGGACGGGCAAGCCGGGCATTGGTGACCGTCGGCAATCTCGCAACCGCCGACGACACCCTGCTGACGACGGTGGTATCGCAAGACCCGATGTACGTCTATTTTGATGCCGACGAAGACAGCTACTTGCGCTACAGAGAGCAGGAACGCAAGAACGAGCGCAGCGCGCAGGACAATGCCGTCCACGTCGGCCTCGCCAACGAAACCGGCTATCCACATAGCGGCAGGGTCGATTTTCTCGACACCCAGGTGAATCCCACCCTCGGCACCGTGCGCGCCCGCGCCGTGTTGCCCAATCCCGACCGCATCTTTACCCCAGGCCTCTTCGCACGAGTGCGATTCGTCAGCGGCCAGAAGGCCCAGGCCCTCTTGGTCGACGACAAGGCCATTCTCACCGACCAGGATCGCAAATATGTGTATGCGGTCGACAAAGAGGGAAAGGCGCAACGCAAAGATGTCGTGCTGGGAGGCATGGTCGACGGGTTGCGCGTGGTGCAATCCGGTCTCGCGCCGGATGACCGTATTGTTGTGGTCGGCCTGCAAAAAGTTTTCTACCCCGGCATGCCGGTCGCACCAGCGGAAGTGCCAATGGACAAGCCCTCGGCGCCAGCCGCTCCCCAAGCCTTGGCCGGGAAGTAG